Proteins from one Apis cerana isolate GH-2021 linkage group LG11, AcerK_1.0, whole genome shotgun sequence genomic window:
- the LOC107997169 gene encoding protein yellow isoform X1, with protein MYIKGHFAPAFTLTAILAVVLELISCGNATLPETIKWTGGNFEWPSSTTKNMYKSNGKYIPKNVIATRVAMHNNEAIVALPRFKAGIPATLAKLSKEAQNCEATLIPYPCWSLQEEGTCTALQNVVDLYLDPQNILWILDTGVVDTLDEPVRKCPAKVLAIDVTSEKLIKTVELTGLTSPTSRLQYVVSDYTQDGRVFIYVSDAASRAILVYDVTSGRGYRVVLPQAVSMGCTRRDVLYLALLRRSDGSTCLIFTYLSSSRMFSIRTEHLRNGSTRGRIHDLGMKPRKMVVLGTDNGSALFFRYEGEADVYRWDAASNPFDPRCFKKVYTSAECNLVTHVVADYARGSMRVLESNFPDYMQGTVGCGATQVLNVM; from the exons ATGTACATCAAAGGACACTTTGCGCCTGCGTTCACGTTAACGGCCATCTTGGCTGTTGTTCTAGAATTAATTAGTTGCGGAAACGCGACGTTGCCGGAAACTATAAAATGGACAGGCGGAAATTTCGAATGGCCGTCCTCAACCACCAAGAATATGTACAAAAGTAACGGAAAATACATCCCGAAGAATGTGATCGCCACTAGGGTTGCGATGCATAACAACGAAGCCATTGTGGCTTTGCCAAG GTTCAAGGCAGGTATTCCAGCGACATTGGCGAAACTTTCTAAGGAGGCGCAAAACTGCGAAGCCACTTTGATTCCTTATCCTTGCTGGTCCCTTCAGGAAGAAGGAACTTGCACAGCTCTGCAAAACGTGGTAGATCTTTATCTGGATCCTCAGAACATTCTTTGGATCCTCGACACTGGAGTAGTGGACACTTTGGATGAACCTGTACGCAAGTGTCCAGCAAAGGTTCTTGCCATCGATGTTACCTCAGAAAAG CTTATAAAAACCGTGGAACTGACCGGTCTGACATCCCCCACGTCTCGTTTGCAATACGTGGTATCCGACTACACCCAAGACGGGAGGGTATTCATCTACGTATCCGACGCAGCCTCAAGAGCCATCCTCGTCTACGACGTGACTTCCGGTCGAGGTTACAGAGTCGTTCTACCCCAAGCCGTGAGCATGGGCTGTACTAGAAGGGATGTCCTCTATCTGGCCCTTCTCCGACGTTCAGATGGCAGCACTTGCCTAATCTTCACCTACTTGAGCAGCAGCCGTATGTTCTCGATAAGAACGGAGCATCTTCGAAACGGATCCACGAGAGGGAGAATCCACGATCTCGGCATGAAACCGAGAAAGATGGTCGTCTTGGGCACGGACAACGGAAGCGCCCTCTTCTTCCGGTACGAGGGAGAGGCAGACGTTTACAGATGGGACGCCGCGAGCAATCCTTTCGATCCAAGGTGTTTCAAGAAGGTGTACACGAGCGCAGAATGCAACCTCGTCACTCACGTCGTTGCTGATTATGCGAGGGGAAGCATGAGAGTGCTCGAGTCGAATTTCCCTGATTACATGCAGGGCACGGTCGGATGCGGCGCCACACAAGTTTTGAACGTTATGTGA
- the LOC107997169 gene encoding protein yellow isoform X2, with protein sequence MYKSNGKYIPKNVIATRVAMHNNEAIVALPRFKAGIPATLAKLSKEAQNCEATLIPYPCWSLQEEGTCTALQNVVDLYLDPQNILWILDTGVVDTLDEPVRKCPAKVLAIDVTSEKLIKTVELTGLTSPTSRLQYVVSDYTQDGRVFIYVSDAASRAILVYDVTSGRGYRVVLPQAVSMGCTRRDVLYLALLRRSDGSTCLIFTYLSSSRMFSIRTEHLRNGSTRGRIHDLGMKPRKMVVLGTDNGSALFFRYEGEADVYRWDAASNPFDPRCFKKVYTSAECNLVTHVVADYARGSMRVLESNFPDYMQGTVGCGATQVLNVM encoded by the exons ATGTACAAAAGTAACGGAAAATACATCCCGAAGAATGTGATCGCCACTAGGGTTGCGATGCATAACAACGAAGCCATTGTGGCTTTGCCAAG GTTCAAGGCAGGTATTCCAGCGACATTGGCGAAACTTTCTAAGGAGGCGCAAAACTGCGAAGCCACTTTGATTCCTTATCCTTGCTGGTCCCTTCAGGAAGAAGGAACTTGCACAGCTCTGCAAAACGTGGTAGATCTTTATCTGGATCCTCAGAACATTCTTTGGATCCTCGACACTGGAGTAGTGGACACTTTGGATGAACCTGTACGCAAGTGTCCAGCAAAGGTTCTTGCCATCGATGTTACCTCAGAAAAG CTTATAAAAACCGTGGAACTGACCGGTCTGACATCCCCCACGTCTCGTTTGCAATACGTGGTATCCGACTACACCCAAGACGGGAGGGTATTCATCTACGTATCCGACGCAGCCTCAAGAGCCATCCTCGTCTACGACGTGACTTCCGGTCGAGGTTACAGAGTCGTTCTACCCCAAGCCGTGAGCATGGGCTGTACTAGAAGGGATGTCCTCTATCTGGCCCTTCTCCGACGTTCAGATGGCAGCACTTGCCTAATCTTCACCTACTTGAGCAGCAGCCGTATGTTCTCGATAAGAACGGAGCATCTTCGAAACGGATCCACGAGAGGGAGAATCCACGATCTCGGCATGAAACCGAGAAAGATGGTCGTCTTGGGCACGGACAACGGAAGCGCCCTCTTCTTCCGGTACGAGGGAGAGGCAGACGTTTACAGATGGGACGCCGCGAGCAATCCTTTCGATCCAAGGTGTTTCAAGAAGGTGTACACGAGCGCAGAATGCAACCTCGTCACTCACGTCGTTGCTGATTATGCGAGGGGAAGCATGAGAGTGCTCGAGTCGAATTTCCCTGATTACATGCAGGGCACGGTCGGATGCGGCGCCACACAAGTTTTGAACGTTATGTGA